ACACGAAGCTCATTCACACTTAAATAAACCCACGTCACTGGTTCAATGGTTACAAGTTCTATTTCTCTCAGTCCAGAAAATCGAACACAGGTTGGACATCTGCCCATCTCTAAACACTGTGAAGGTCAAAACTTCCCTGGATCCACATGATGGGCCTGAGGCCTCCAATCAACAGATGTGgtttccctggaaacagcagcACCTGcagtggcagccactggccacCGCTGTCCAGGGAGCCCCGCCCACAGCCCCAGACATCAGGTGGAACCCGCTGGCCTCTCTCACCTACCACCCCGCCCCCCCGAGCCAGGGGACGACCTGACCGCCCGGTGCTCTACCTGCTCAGGTTCTGGGAGCCACTTCCAGGACCTCGGGTCCAGAAAGGAGCAGAGCAATCAACCAACCACCAGATGTTCTGTCCACTGGGCACTGCGACCAACAGCTGGACGCACCAGAGGACGCGTGGCCCCGCTCTGGCGTGTGCAGGGACCAGACGACACACACACTGAGGGCCCTCCAGGGAGCTGGCAGTGAAGGCTGCAGGGCAGGCCTCAGTCCAGCCAGGCAGCCCCTGCTGGTGAGTTCGGCGTGGGCTTCCTCACGGCACCCAGGGCCTGCAGCTCCCCAGAGCAGACGGCAGAGAACTCGGGGGGCCGTCGGCAGGAGGTCAAGCAGTCAGGTCCCAGAACAGGTCCAGCCAGGGACCTTAGGGCGTTACCTCTCTTGACTGTGAACAGGTGCAGTATGACTGAGATGCCACAGCCCACCCACGTGGCCAGGAAGACAGTGTGACTCCCCCACAGGAGGGAACACGGACTGGCAAGGAAGGGGTGTGAGTGACAACCGGCACACTCAGCCCCGGGAACCAGGGAGACGAGCACATCCATGAGCTGTATTTCTATTCTGCACGTTCTTACCAAAAACTCCCCTTTTCATTTGGTATCAGGAGGGGATCAAACAATTAAATGGAGAAGTAAAGACAATCTGAAGCACAGGTTTAGAAAGTGCTGGGAGCCCGCCCCGGGGGACGCTCGCCGCCCCCAGCTCAGCCGCAGCCCACAGCCCACACTGCAGGCCCACTGCTCACACAGCTGTGAAAACCTCCAACACCCCGAGAAGGACACAGACAGTGTCGCCTGAGCCTCTCGGCGGACAGCGACCAAAGGCTGTCCGAGGCCCAGCGCCTGAGATGGGAGCACCGTCCACGGGGACACGGCTGTCGACGAGACGGTCCCCGGACGTGCGGTTCACGGGGCGAGAAGCAGGTCCGAGTTCACCGCGGATCTCCATCTGCCGCCCGGCCGGCCGCTGCCGCTCCTGACCTCTACTCGTACAGCAGGAAGCTCTTCACGGGGTCTGGCAGCGGCAGCGAGGGAATCAGGTGCAGGCGGTGTTTGCCGAGAGCTCTTCTCACAGCCACACGGCACAGGCTCAGCAACGCCCTGGGGACACCTGGACACACGggaagaggggcagagacagaggaggTGAGATCAGTTCTCTCCCAGCTCTGAGGACCGAAGGCTGGCTGTGATTGACAGGCAGACCGGTACAGCTGCTCGCTAACAACTTCCCAATTTTAGAGCAAGGAGAGCGAGCCTTCCGTCAGCAGAAAGGGTGAGATCCTCGCTGCCCGGGCACCTGCTCACTGTGACAGCACTTCTGTGCCGGGTTTAAGTCCCCAAACACAGACGTGGGGGCTGCCCGCTGGGAGCCCCCACAGGTGGGAACAACTGCCCCCACCCTCTGTCAGCCTCTGCCCTTGGTCAGTCCCAGAAGCCCCACACTGGTCGGGGACAACTGGGCTGAACTGCACGTGAGGACAGCAGGCTGAGAGTTCTGCTCCTGGGCACCAGGCATGGACACAGGCAGTGAAGCCCTCTCAGCACGGCCCCACCTGACCGTGAGCCAAGCCTTCTGGGGGAGCCCCAAAGGCACGTGTCACTGACTGCTCCAGGGACCTCCAACAGCCAAACACACCGAAGCTCTGACAGGGCGAGGGTAGCGGTCAGCTCAGACGCCAAGCTCAGGCAGCGATGGGGCCGGGCATGGGCGGGACACGGGGCAGAGCAGCCTGCACAGGACATTCAAGACCATCCCGAGTCCCCGAGAGCCGCTGACAGGGCCCAGCCTCGGCCACCGCAGGCCCTCAGGCCATCAATACAGGAACTCATCAGCAAAATCTATGCGTAAATCATCCAACTGTGGGCTCACTCTAAAAGAAATCAGATTGAGTACACAACCCTCAACCAGAGAAAGGAAGGTGGGGACCCTAGAACACAGGCATTTAAACCCCGGAGGAGTGAGGGAAGTCTGGGCCGCAGAGCAGAGCAGCAGAGAGAATGTCATGGTAGGAGCTTGGAGAACATGTGCCCTTACAGATCTCCTGCTATCAACGGCTGGTACACAGGAATTTCCAAGAGAAGACCCGTTCGGAAGACCAGTCTGGGAAATTCCTGGCCCTAACTAAGAGTCTGCTCAGATATGTAGTCAGAGGGTGCTTTGTCTTACAACATGATTCATCAAGTGACCCAAACAGCCTGCAAGTCGGGGCTGCACCCGGCCACTTACTTCTGGCCTCTCTGAAGACCTGCAGCGCCTCCGGGTCCACCTTCCTCCTGCCTCTGGTCTCCGGGCCCAAGGACTCCCACTTCACCAGGTTCAGGTTGGCTCCAAAGTCGATGAGCAGGCTCACGAAGGCCGCCTCACAGCCGTGACGCAGGACGGCGTCCATGACACAGCCGGGGGAGCCCCGGCAGAAGCCCTGGGTGTTGACAGGCCCGTTGCAGTTGAAGTCGGGGTTCGCCCCCGCCTGGAGCAGCAGCTTGAAGCACTGGAGGTTGTGGTAGGCGGCACTGATGTACAAGGGGCAGACCACCAGGGACGTGAGGCGGCGTGAGAAGAGGGGCCGGACATCAGGGACCACGTGGTGGCTGATGTCCACGTCAGCCCCGTACCTGCAGGGCGGACACGGGGACAGTCGGGGACCACGTGGTGGCTGATGTCCACGTCAGCCCCGTACCTGCAGGGCGGACACGGGGACAGTCGGGGACCACGTGGTGGTTGATGTCCACGTCAGCCCCGTACCTGCAGGGCGGACACGGGGACAGTCGGGGACCACATGGTGGCTGATGTCCACGTCAGCCCCGTACCTGCAGGGCAGACACGGGGACAGTCGGGGACCAGGTGGCTGATGTCCACGTCAGCCCCGTACCTGCAGGGCAGACACGGGGACAGTCGGGGATCACGTGGTGGCTGATGTCCACGTCAGCCCCGTACCTGCAGGGCAGACACGGGACAGTCAGAGCTCGCAGGAGACCGACACGTCCCCCGGCCCCACCGCACGCCGAGAGATGGCCTGAATCCCGTGACCACAGGGGCCACAGCTGCAAGTCTTACTACTTCCCCCAAGTAAGCAGCAGCTAAGAACCTGTAACCCACTCACAGAGTCCGTAAGGGAGTTCCTTCAAATCTCTAAGATCTGGCAATCCCACAGCTACTTAaactattaaaagaaagaaagcttcaaTTTAACTTATGAGATCACCAAAACAATaattccaaaacctggcaaaggccacaccaaaaagaaaaactaccGAACAATTTCATTTGTAGGTATTAACTTAGCCTTCAATAAAATGTTAGCAAAGAGAATCCAAAAACATTAAGGAAGCAATCTACTTTcagccgggtggctcagtgggttagagcgtcatcctgacacgccaaggttgcaggtttgatcctcggtcagggcacagacaagaatcaatcaatgaatgcataaataagcggaacaacaaatcgatgtttctttctctctacctccccaaccCTGTTCCTCTCttttcaaaatcaatcaataaattttaaaaattttttaaaaagaaagcaatataccATGACCTCATGGAAGTTATTTCAAGAATGCAAGGGTAGTTCCAACATTAGAAACTCtattaacataatacatcatattCAAAAAACTAAGGGGAAAATCATGATTatttctatagatgcagaaaaggggCATATGATAAAACTCATCCTTTATGCAtgtttaaaaatactcaataaaatagtAGTGCTACATATTTTCTTCCCACAATAAAAACATTCCCTCAGCCCAGAAGACCGCGTCTTACCTAACGGGAAACACAGGGCCCTCCCGCTAAAGCCAGGAGCAACACGCACCTCCCTTCTGGCCCACTATTTTCAAAGGCATTTTAAATAAAGGTGTTGGtgcaattagacaagacaaaaAGTTAGCCGattcagattggaaaagaagaggtagagGTAAAACTTCCTATTTTCAGAAGACATGACTATGTCTGGAAAGCCCTAATTGATGAATTAaaatacaacaagcaagcaaggaGAGATTTATTCAAGTGGCAAGTTGTAAAACCAACAGCCTttatacacacaaacaaaaacaagctcaAAGATGACATGGGATGGACCCCACTTAGGGTAGCAAAGTAAATTTGAAAGTGAGACGGCCAAGCATAAACCTAACAAATCCCACGAGGGAAGTGTCCAAATTCCACGAGGAAAACTGTGAATACAGCTGACCCTGAAGGTGGGTTTGCACCGCATGGGTTCACCGCATGGGTGGACGGTCTTCCATACACAGCTGGCTCTCTGCAGCCCCGGGGTTCCATCCACAGAGTCAACCAACTGCGGTTTGGAAACCGTGCTTTGATCCGTGGGGGGCACCGTGGTTGAGAGGGCTGCCCACCTGCGCTGTTCTATCCCGTTTTATATAAGGAACTTCAGCATCCGCCAATTCTGGTACCTGTGGGGCCCTGGGACCAACCCTGGGGACACTGAGGGGCGACTCTAATTAAGTTTTGGAGGATTCAAAAGTGACACTCGGATTTCAGACTGCACAGGGGCCTACGCCCCCCTTGGTTCACGACCCCAtgctgttcaagggtcaactgtactgtGATGTATAGACTTGACTTTAAACCATGtaaatatacagggtgggcaaaagtcagTTTACAGTTACAgtacaaacaaataatacatctaataaataatacaagaacaagCTGTTTCACTCACAACTGAAAACCAACTTTGGCCACAAATGTTgtaaaatacattaattaaagTGCAGTCCCTAAAATTTGAAAGCAGAAACACTTTAACCCAAATGTGCATCCAGTTGGTGCCACCAGATACACTACTGTCCCGAAGAGCCAGGCTGCTCAGACATCAGCTCGCCCTGGCAGGACCTGGGCACACTCCCGAGGTCCCTGAGCACATCCGGTGGCTGTCGGGCGCCCTCCTCCACTCGCCCCCTGCGACAGCGTGGGCAGTGAGGACACAAGCCCCCCACGgggcagggtgggtgggtgggtgtgcgCTCATCTCTGAACACTTATGGTTTTCCGGGCCCCACAGGGGCTGGCCCTTGTCACTGCACTCAGGGACACTTTCTATCAGGCATCTGGACTTTTCCAAAGGAAACAAGCAGCTGCCTGTTAGGGCTACTTTAGTGTCCCACAGCGGGAGGGGACCGCTCGGCACGTCAgtggcagagggaaggggtgcCCACTAAGGAGGCGCTGGCCCGGGGTGGGAAGAGGCGTGTGTGGGAGTGGCTGGTGGCAACAGGAGGCCGGCTATGTACGGAGGATTGCAAAATAAGTCAACATGGTGAGGACAGAGAAACCAGACGTGTCCCTGCTGGAGAAGAACAAGtctggaagaggaaggagggccgGGGAAGCTGCCCGGCCTGGAGGCAGCAGGGCACTCGTGACTGTGGAGACATGAActcgggagtgggggagaagcggGCTCCGTCCCGGGGGCAGGGCTGACGCCGAAATGCCCACAGCAAGAGCGCGCCTGCCTCCTGTCTGTCTCGGTGTCTAACACGCTCTCCACTGCAGAACACCGGCTCTCCCCGGAGCAGCGGCCGGCTCCAGGGCCAGGCGGAAAGTGCAAGCTGAGCCCGGAACACCTTGTCACGCGGGGTGCGGCCCCGGTCCAAGAACACGGGGGTGCGTCAGAAGACATGGGCGCCGCTTGATGGGCTCCCAGGAGCCAGGCCTGAgacaatttgagcatcaaaaaaaattaagaatataattaaataactCAGGGGAATGCAGGAAACCAGGAGCCTAACATAGATAAGTGAGTACATTAGAGACCCGACGAGGAGCAGGAGATGTGCAGAGTTGCCAAGGCCCCGTCCACAGAAGTCAGTGATCACAGAACCGGAGGGCACTGGCAGATGCCACACGAACCCCTGAGGGCCGCGCACTTCAGCGTGAACAGGGACGGAGTGCCGTGGGAGGTGCCCGCAGCCCCGACTCCAATCCAGGAGAGCAGAGGGCCAGGCCTGTGAGGCCTCCCAGGCACTGTCATCCAGGTCCCATCTGCAGCAGGAAATGGGTCTGCAGGCGGACGGGCCACGGGGCGGAGGGCACAGCACCGTTCTCCAGGCCTTCCCAGAAACGGCTGGCCCGCAGCCGGCCGGCACCCGCGATTTGTCCAGCGTCCCCGCGGAACCCTCACTGCCCTGCCCATCTCGGGCAGCTCAGGCCTGCAGGGACCTTGCTCAGGACCATCAGCCTCCCCGCTGACGCCACCGTGTGGCCCCGTCAGGCACTACAAGTGCAACACCGCCACCCTCCAAGACATCCCAGGTGGGACGAGGGAATCGGTACTTCATGTCACACGTTCAACCGCTGAAGAAAGGAGAACTAGACGCCAAGCGCTGACCTTTTCCCCTCACACTCAGGGGTTTGTCTTCAAATATGCCTATAATTTGGGGCAATATGACAGCGTGGTATTGGCCGAGCTGTGGGAAACAGCCCCACATCCACTCATAAAAATACGCTGGATGAGATCCAGTTCATTTTAATCCTGAGTATTTTCCAAAACTCCCTGGCTGCTTTTAATATCACTGGCAAGGAACCCGGGACAACTCAGTAAATCAATATAACTCCTGCACAGAGAGGAATACCTCTCCTTACCATTGTATAAAACACACCAGCAACAGGATCACGGGAATACGTATGTAACAAAGCGGGGGTTTGTGTGCAGAGGGCGAGCCAGCGCCACGCGGCGGGGGCAGCCCAGCCTGTGAGGGGCAGGGCGGCCGCGTGTGCTCGGGCGTGTTCTCCGTCCCAGAACTGACCACGTCACTCACTCCCCGGTCCAGGTCCAGGTCGGTCACCTGACCGTCTAGCACAGCGGTAGCcaacccggtccctaccgcccactagggggcattccagctttcatggtgggcggtagcagagcaacccaagtataaataaaagggtagatttaactacagtaagttgttttataaagatttattctgccaaacttagcgaaaatccgacataaagtacttggtaagtaattattattatatgctttaccttgctgtaactctgctttataaattttataaagtaaagttacttccctactttataaatcaccatgactgtggaaccagtgggcagttagaaaatgttacaactaacagagatacagaagtgggcggtaggtataaaaaggttggctacccCTGGTCTAGCATATACAGAACTTGTCAACAGGGATCCGTGTTCTCGGGCCTCCGTGTAAAGGTGTCCCATGCTCCCGGGGGGTGAGGGGGACATGGTGTCTTCACAACCTTCCTCCAGGAGAGCCCAGCGTGTGCACCTCGCCAAGTCAGGCCACACTCAATGCAAAGCAGTTGTGCATCACGATCTGTCTGCAACGCCCAGAGGGGTTTCTGGGGCCCAGACGAAGTCTCATCAGTTGATCCTACTCTAAAGCATTTCCAAGTGAACGACTCACACTCTCCAAGATGTCAGACTGCGGGGCTCAGATTATCGGGCCAGAAATCCCTGAAGGGAGAACGGGTCCCACAGCTCCGTGGCCTCCGCTGTGGCAGCCCCATCACCGTCTACCTTTCCAAAGCCAGGTCCACAGCCAGTTCGTGCATCAAACTTCTTGACGGAACAAATGCATTCTCAGTACCTAATTCCCAAACTGTGTTCTGTGCTGAGCAAGGGGAAGGCCAGGTCCCTGCTCCTCCACCCGCCGGCTACCACCTGTGACAGCGGAACCCCCGCCGAGCCCCTCCACACGAGAGCCGGCACCCGAGCAGCACTGTCTGTCTGACCAGCAGGCACTGCCCCCCGAGCAGGGCGGGCAGAGGGCATCTCTGGTAAAAAGCTGTCGCTGGAGACATGGGAGATGGAAATGCAATCTAGTTCAAATAAGGGGAAAAGGTTAATCATCAGTACAATCAAAGTAAGACCACAAACCATCCAGAAGactagaaagggaaaagaaagcatcgatgaggaaacagagatataaaataaaGGGAGGCCCTagctagctggctcagtggtagagcatcagcctggtgtgtggaagtcccgggttcaattcccggccagggcacacaggagaagcgcccatctgcttctccacccctccccctctcctctctctctctctctctctctctcctctcctcctgcagccatggttcgttTAGAGCAAGCTGACagcaggcgctgaggacagctccatggcctctgcctcaggtgccagaatggctccagccacaacagagcaacgccccagatgggcagagcatcgccccctggtggacttgccaggtggatcccggtctgggcacatgcgggagtctgtctgactgcctccacctccccttctatcactaaaaaaaa
The sequence above is drawn from the Saccopteryx bilineata isolate mSacBil1 chromosome 5, mSacBil1_pri_phased_curated, whole genome shotgun sequence genome and encodes:
- the ASB1 gene encoding ankyrin repeat and SOCS box protein 1, translating into MAEGGGPNGRVGPGPAGPNLKEWLREQFCDHPLEHCEDTRLHDAAYVGDLQTLRSLLQEESYRSRINEKSVWCCGWLPCTPLRIAATAGHGNCVDFLIRKGAEVDLVDVKGQTALYVAVVNGHLESAQILLEAGADPNGSRHHRSTPVYHASRVGRADILKALIRYGADVDISHHVVPDVRPLFSRRLTSLVVCPLYISAAYHNLQCFKLLLQAGANPDFNCNGPVNTQGFCRGSPGCVMDAVLRHGCEAAFVSLLIDFGANLNLVKWESLGPETRGRRKVDPEALQVFREARSVPRALLSLCRVAVRRALGKHRLHLIPSLPLPDPVKSFLLYE